One Gammaproteobacteria bacterium DNA segment encodes these proteins:
- a CDS encoding tyrosine-type recombinase/integrase: MNQLRDALEEYLAVRRSLGFGLRIPASLLHNFVSFLEANEATYITRALAIRWAEQPRDAQLATWAGRLGVVRRFARWRSVTDPRTEIPPDGLLPYRYHRNPPYIYTDEEIERLLGAAAGLPSANGLKARSYLTLFGLLSVTGMRVSEALMLDRVDVDLEQGILTIRRTKFGKSRLVPVHRSTRDALESYDTQRTRVFPRPETPAFFLSERGRRITEWSARYTFAKLSQRIGLRGAAKGHGRGPRIHDMRHRFAARTLLQWYRAGVDVEHELPKLATYLGHVHVNETYWYLEAVPELLQLATKRLMEKAEEVRS; this comes from the coding sequence ATGAACCAGCTACGTGACGCTTTGGAGGAGTATCTTGCCGTGCGCCGGAGCCTGGGATTTGGCCTGCGGATACCGGCGAGCTTGCTACATAACTTTGTCTCCTTTCTGGAAGCCAACGAGGCGACCTATATTACCCGAGCGTTGGCGATTCGCTGGGCCGAACAACCCCGCGACGCGCAGCTAGCCACATGGGCGGGGCGCCTGGGAGTGGTGCGTCGCTTCGCCCGCTGGCGCAGCGTGACCGATCCGCGCACCGAGATCCCACCGGATGGCCTCTTGCCTTACCGCTACCACCGTAACCCTCCTTACATTTACACCGATGAGGAGATCGAGCGGCTCCTTGGCGCCGCCGCAGGGCTGCCTTCCGCCAATGGCCTGAAAGCCCGCAGCTACTTGACGCTGTTCGGCCTGCTTTCCGTCACGGGCATGCGCGTAAGCGAAGCACTCATGCTCGATCGTGTGGATGTCGATTTGGAGCAAGGAATCCTTACCATACGACGCACGAAGTTCGGCAAGTCACGGTTGGTGCCAGTCCATCGCTCAACCCGCGATGCGCTGGAAAGCTACGACACGCAAAGAACGCGTGTGTTTCCCCGCCCGGAAACACCGGCATTCTTTCTCTCCGAGCGTGGTCGACGCATCACGGAGTGGAGCGCGCGTTACACCTTCGCGAAACTCTCCCAACGGATCGGCCTGCGCGGCGCCGCGAAGGGTCACGGGCGCGGACCGCGGATTCATGACATGCGCCACCGATTTGCGGCCCGCACGTTACTGCAATGGTACCGCGCGGGGGTCGATGTCGAGCACGAGTTACCCAAGCTTGCCACCTATCTTGGCCACGTTCACGTGAATGAGACCTACTGGTATCTCGAGGCCGTCCCGGAACTCCTCCAGTTGGCCACCAAGCGCCTGATGGAGAAGGCCGAGGAGGTCCGCTCATGA
- a CDS encoding tyrosine-type recombinase/integrase — protein sequence MSTLRDLLDDYLTMRRALGFKLHSDGTGLSTFVGFMEQQQADTIRTDLALAWAKQPTAVRPEQWARRLGFVRGFARYCRAFDERTEIPPSQLLPFPRRSPRPYFFTNGDIETLLLGASRLPAQDELANHTYHCLFGLLSVAGLRIGEALALTIDDVDLDEGVLTLRSTKFGKSRLVPLHATSVAVLADYRRRRDHFLAGRAACHWFVNTQGNPLGYDNVRAVFRRLTATLPDQNGRRRPRLHDLRHHADNRIMPNRAAGKRLAALGRCLESA from the coding sequence ATGAGCACGTTGCGGGATTTACTGGACGATTACCTGACGATGCGCCGCGCCCTCGGATTCAAATTACACAGCGACGGAACAGGGCTGTCGACTTTTGTCGGTTTCATGGAACAGCAACAGGCCGATACCATCCGCACAGATCTCGCGCTCGCCTGGGCGAAACAACCCACAGCGGTCCGGCCGGAGCAATGGGCGAGGCGCTTGGGCTTCGTGCGCGGCTTCGCCCGGTACTGCCGGGCCTTCGATGAGCGTACAGAGATCCCACCCTCACAGTTGCTGCCATTTCCCCGCCGCTCGCCAAGACCCTACTTCTTTACCAACGGGGACATCGAAACCTTGCTGCTGGGCGCGTCGCGGCTGCCAGCCCAGGATGAACTGGCCAATCACACCTACCATTGTCTATTTGGCCTACTCAGCGTCGCGGGTCTGCGCATCGGCGAAGCCCTGGCGTTGACAATCGATGACGTCGATCTCGATGAGGGGGTCTTGACGTTGCGCTCCACCAAGTTTGGCAAGTCCCGGCTGGTGCCACTCCACGCTACGAGTGTGGCGGTATTGGCCGATTATCGGCGCCGACGCGACCACTTTTTGGCCGGCCGTGCGGCTTGCCACTGGTTCGTCAACACTCAAGGCAACCCGCTGGGTTACGACAACGTCAGGGCCGTTTTCCGTCGCCTGACCGCCACTCTGCCCGACCAAAACGGACGGCGGCGACCCCGGCTACACGACTTGCGTCATCATGCCGACAACCGGATTATGCCGAATCGCGCTGCTGGAAAGCGGCTGGCGGCGCTCGGGCGGTGCCTCGAGTCGGCATAA
- a CDS encoding site-specific integrase encodes MIANSFPAMLQSFFTERLFRQRCASGHTIAGYRDAFRLLLRYAAERLGTAPSKLRLEDLDASFIGQFLDHLEQERGNSARTRNARLAAIHSFFQYVALEEPAHALLCQRVLAMPNKRHERRLIEFLHRDEIDALIAAPDPSTWIGRRDRTFLTVAVQTGLRVSELIGLRCQDVVLETGAHVTCLGKGRKQRATPLSEEVAAMLGSWLQERNGLPQEPVFPSSRGGPLSRDAIERLVAKHAKIAEQSCPSLRRKKVTAHVLRHSAAMDLLQHGIDRSVIALWLGHESVETTQMYLHADLRLKEQALSRTTPRGIEPARYRPDDQLLAFLESL; translated from the coding sequence ATGATCGCCAACAGCTTTCCCGCCATGCTTCAATCCTTTTTCACGGAGCGCCTATTTCGGCAACGCTGCGCCAGCGGACACACCATCGCTGGATACCGTGATGCCTTCCGTCTTCTTCTGCGTTACGCAGCAGAACGCCTCGGCACAGCGCCCTCGAAACTGCGGCTCGAGGATCTCGATGCGTCCTTCATCGGGCAGTTCCTCGATCATCTCGAACAGGAGCGGGGAAACAGCGCGCGCACCCGCAACGCCCGCCTGGCTGCAATCCATTCGTTCTTTCAATATGTCGCTTTGGAGGAGCCCGCCCATGCGCTGCTTTGCCAGCGCGTCCTGGCCATGCCGAACAAACGCCATGAGCGCCGGCTGATCGAGTTTCTCCACCGCGATGAGATCGATGCATTGATCGCCGCTCCAGACCCCTCCACGTGGATCGGCCGCCGGGATCGAACCTTCCTGACCGTGGCCGTTCAGACAGGACTGCGGGTTTCTGAACTGATCGGACTTCGCTGTCAGGACGTCGTTCTGGAAACCGGGGCCCATGTGACATGCCTAGGAAAAGGCAGAAAACAACGCGCAACACCACTGAGTGAGGAAGTTGCGGCCATGTTGGGCAGTTGGCTGCAAGAGCGTAACGGCTTGCCTCAAGAGCCAGTCTTTCCCAGCAGCCGCGGCGGGCCACTCAGCCGGGATGCGATCGAACGCCTGGTCGCAAAACATGCCAAGATAGCCGAGCAAAGCTGTCCCTCCCTGCGCCGCAAAAAAGTGACCGCCCATGTCCTGAGGCACAGCGCCGCGATGGACCTTTTGCAGCACGGTATCGATCGATCGGTGATTGCCCTCTGGCTGGGACATGAGTCCGTGGAAACGACACAGATGTATCTCCATGCAGACCTCCGCCTGAAGGAGCAGGCGCTGTCTCGCACCACGCCCCGAGGGATCGAACCGGCTCGCTACCGCCCCGACGACCAGCTGCTGGCATTCCTCGAGAGCCTGTGA
- a CDS encoding site-specific integrase, with protein sequence MQPIVERLWTLRHEPVGPLTPFLDAFASHLDAQGFKRHLLGRQIRVVAYFSCWLEAKQIPARSITDEQVGRFFGSMVGRPVVQAGERAALGRFVDFLRQRDIIGPLPVPTQATPVQQTVRAFAEYLQQERALSDRTLIKYCPFVEQFLSECFGQGQVKFQTLRAADVIRFVRQQAAHLSPSVAKSATTALRAFFRYLHHSGLLSCDLVAAVPTVPNWSMTGIPRAIAAEHVRAVLAHCPRNTPVGRRDYAILLLLARLGLRAGEIVSLSLESIDWEAGVISICGKGAQPASLPLPTDVGEAIADYLRHGRPRSDSRRLFLRAVAPLRGLGAAQTVTTLVGAALRRAGVDAPHHGAHQFRHALAIDMLRHGAALTEIASVLRHRHIKTTSIYAKVDFAALRPLSAPWPGGAI encoded by the coding sequence ATGCAACCAATTGTCGAAAGATTGTGGACGTTGCGGCATGAGCCGGTGGGTCCGTTAACGCCCTTTCTAGATGCCTTCGCCAGTCACTTGGACGCTCAAGGTTTTAAACGCCATCTACTCGGTCGGCAGATCCGGGTGGTCGCGTATTTCAGCTGCTGGCTTGAGGCTAAGCAGATCCCCGCCAGGTCGATCACCGATGAGCAGGTCGGGCGTTTCTTCGGTTCGATGGTAGGACGACCCGTGGTTCAGGCGGGTGAGCGGGCGGCTCTGGGCCGCTTTGTGGATTTCTTGCGCCAGCGCGACATCATTGGCCCGCTGCCCGTGCCCACGCAGGCTACGCCGGTCCAACAAACCGTCCGCGCCTTCGCCGAGTACCTGCAGCAGGAGCGGGCGCTGTCGGATCGCACGCTGATCAAATACTGCCCGTTTGTCGAGCAATTCCTGTCCGAGTGTTTCGGCCAAGGCCAGGTAAAATTCCAGACCTTACGGGCGGCGGACGTCATCAGATTCGTCCGGCAACAAGCCGCTCATCTGAGCCCGTCTGTAGCCAAGTCAGCAACGACGGCGCTTCGGGCGTTCTTTCGCTACCTGCACCATAGCGGTCTGCTGTCATGCGACCTGGTCGCGGCGGTGCCGACCGTACCCAACTGGTCGATGACCGGGATCCCTCGCGCCATCGCCGCGGAGCATGTGCGCGCCGTTCTCGCCCACTGTCCGCGCAACACGCCAGTCGGACGCCGTGATTACGCCATCCTCCTGCTACTGGCGCGCCTGGGTCTGCGGGCGGGCGAAATCGTCTCGCTGTCCCTGGAGAGCATCGATTGGGAAGCGGGCGTGATCAGCATCTGTGGAAAAGGCGCACAGCCCGCCAGTCTGCCCTTGCCGACGGATGTAGGCGAAGCGATTGCCGATTACCTGCGTCACGGACGCCCCCGCAGTGACAGTCGCCGCCTGTTTTTGCGCGCCGTGGCGCCGTTGCGTGGGCTGGGAGCAGCGCAGACTGTTACTACTCTCGTGGGGGCTGCCCTTCGGCGCGCTGGTGTGGACGCCCCGCACCACGGAGCCCACCAGTTCCGCCATGCCCTGGCTATCGACATGTTGCGTCACGGCGCCGCGCTGACCGAGATCGCCAGCGTCTTGCGACACCGTCATATAAAGACCACCAGTATTTACGCGAAAGTCGATTTTGCGGCGCTGCGACCGTTGAGCGCGCCGTGGCCGGGGGGTGCGATATGA